The Cryptomeria japonica unplaced genomic scaffold, Sugi_1.0 HiC_scaffold_893, whole genome shotgun sequence genome includes the window ccaatgaaatgatacaaTAGAAAAGGGAGATAGAGAAAACCCACGAAATGAGAAAAACAGAATTTTCATTCATACAGAAATTTATTCCAAAACATGTTTCGGGGCAATACCCCTCATCAGTTGGATTTACAATGTATGATGCCGTGGGTAAGCATAGAATAAATACTAAGAGACTCAAGCGGCAAAAAGAAACATGCCGAAAAGAAGAGTCAGAAGGAACTCATGTGGCGAAAAGAAACATGCCAGAAAGATGAGTCCGAAAATAGCAGGTTTCCAGAAACGAAAAAGCAAGTTTCCGGAAAACAGAAAACATTCCTTCTCAGAAGTCAATTATAGAAAGAGCAGACTCTACGAGTCAGCTCCTTTCTATAATTGACCCACGGGGTCCCTACCGgcacttcccgggaggtcacccttCCCGGAACTACTCTGGCCGGAACGCGCTTAACCCGGGGGTTGCACACGTATCGAGGCCAACTAAGCAGCTGGGATTTTGAGAAGGATTACAAAACAAGAAGTACAAGAATTATCAGTAGTACAAGAATTATCCTCTGGAAAGGAATCTGCTCCTGAGCAAAAAAGATCCTAGTTTCCTAGGATTGCGCCAACAGACTCTCGGAGGGGAAATGTGTTGCAGTTCAGGGACTTCTTGGCAGAGCCGATGAAGTGTAGGGTTTAGGGTGGCCCCGAGATTTAAAGCTTTAGTGGCTGAGCAATAATCCAGCTTAAGAATCAGGGGGGCCCCTCTCCTCTTGAAGGGTTGAAGCTGAAGCTTGTTGAGGAGCACTGACTTGTCTGTCCGAGAGACCTTGTTGAAGCATTGGAGCAGGAAATTCTTAGGGTAGCCGCGAGCTCGAAGCCTGAGATAGAACATTTTCTTCAGCTGAATAAAACCAGAGGGACTGGATTCCCGAAGAAGATATCTACGCAGTTCACTGATAATAAAAGACTTCTTTTGGTGCTGAGGGTGCCAGGATCCAAAAGGGATGTACTGGTAGGCGTTCAGAGGCTTCTGGAAACAACAAGTGTCAAGAATACCAGAAGCAGAGAAGCGTTCTCCCTTGAAAAAAGTAATATCCAGGATGTTCACCGAAGAAGAAGAAACACAAGTTGTGATCTTAATTTCGGGATAGAACATCTGGTAGTGCTGAAAAAAGAGAGATAGAGTCTCTTCAGAACCAGTCCAGACACCAACTGCATCATCAATATACCGCTTGAAAAACAGGAGCTCAGAACAATCAAAACTGGCAAACAGACGGTTTTCTAGATGGCAAAGGAAGAGGCAGGCATAGACAACTGCGAAGTTGCTTCCCATAGCAGTTCCTCTGACTTGCTTGTAAGTAAAGCCATCAAAATCCAAGTAGTGAAAAGTGAGCACCAAAGTAGCCAATCTGACAATCAGATCAACAAGCCGAGAATCAAAAGAATTCTCTCTGAAGTAATCTGAAACCATCTCTTCCAGAGCTGCAAGACCCGCAGGAGTAGGGATGCTGGGGTACAGAGATTCCACATCAAAGGTGAAAAGGATACAGCTTGTAGGGAGATGGAGAGAACCGAGATCTCGCAAGAGAGTACGAGAGTCAGAGAGGTGGGACTTCTGTTCAAGCAGGATGGGAAACAAAAGATGGTGTAAAAGCTGAGAAGCAGGCTCTAAGATATAACCTGAGTAACTGCAGATGGGCCGACCAGCCAAGACGGGTTTGTGTATCTTCGGGAGAAGATAGAAAGCACAGGGCCGCGCAGAGGGAGGTGGAAATTTAGTGAGAAAGGCAGATACAGGATCAAGAAGGAACTTGAAGTCCTTAATGATTACAGAGAGCCGTTTCCAGATAATATGCCAAGGAACAGAGTCAACACGCTCATAGACCAGAGAATCAGAAAGTTGTCTAAGGCCTTCTGAGCGGTACCAAGAAGAATCCAGGATGACAAGTCCGAGATTCTTATCAGCGGGTTTGATGATAATCGACTTATCCCGTTTCAGAGTTTTTAGACTCTTGAGCAGTCTGGAAGGCAACATGGGCCGAGCAGAGAAAGAAACGGAAGCCAATTGTTTTTGCAGGATTGCTTCGCCTTGTTGCAAAATATCTTCTAGAGGATAGCACCGATCAGGTGGATTCCAGAAGGGGTTGCGCTTTTTGAACTTTGGTGGGAACGAGGCTCTGGTGAAAGGAGAAGCAGGAGTAGGAGCATCTGAGTCCGGACCAAAAAAGGCGCGAAGACGAAACAAACGGGCAAAAGCTCTGAATTCTTCAGCAATAAGAGAAGGAGACATAGGTGGAGGCCTTGGAATGAACTTGATGCCGAGACCCAGTAGCTTTCGTTCTTCGTAAGAGAGGCGCCGAGAGGAGAAGTTGTGGATGGCAGTATTCGAGATACGGTTGTCCACATCCGCAGCAGTCTTTCTGTAGAAGAAAAATAAAGCCATGTAGGCCTGGTCGACAGCAGGCCCCCAGAAGTTTAGGCGGTGTCTTGACCTAAGCCTAGGCCCCGATCTTGTCCCCGAAGAATGTTTGTCCTGCGAAAATTGTTCTGACGGAAGGGAGGAGGACGACCCAGAATGGAAGTGTTCTGGGGAAAATCTGAAAAGTTTTTGCCTCTCGAGGATGATTCTGGATGTTCTGCAAATTGCACATTCATCTTTTGTCTTCTGTGGGGGTATGATCTTGCTTTTGAGGGCAACGGACCAGAGGCAGTCGAGGTGGAGTTCTTCCCGACTGCCGGAACCCCGTTTTTTGGAAGGACACCATCGGTGGAGGCAGAAGAATTCTTTTGAGTAGAATTCTTACGAGCAGGACCTTTCTGAGCAGGACTTTTCTGTGCAGGACTTTTCTGTGCAGAACCTTTCTGAGCAGGACCTTTCTGTGCAGAACCTTTCTGAGCAGAACCTTTCTGAGCAGGACCAGAAGatttctttgatttcttcttttgagGCTTGCCATTGTTAAGAAGAGAGTCAATTTTGTTTGACAGAGAACTCAGTTTCTGGTTGATTTTATCATTGACCAGCTGGGCGATGGTCGGATCTGGAGGAAGTTCATCGGCTTCAGCCATTGAAGCATCTCTGGAAGATTCTCTGGAAGCATTGGCCTGAGCCTTTGCAGCTTTTTTCAGAGAACGGTCAATCAGAAAAAGATTACATTTATTATGAAAGTCATTTAAACCCTCTTTGTACCATTCCTCTGCAGAAACAGAAAAAACTCCCATAAAAGGAAGATGTTGCAGAGCAGTACAGGTCCCTTTCAAAACTGAATCAAAATCATCAATGCAACTTTTGATTTTGGCATCAAAGTTGGCAGAAGCTTTAGAAACAGCTTCAATGTATGCTAAGAGAAAAGCTTTGTTAGCATCAGATTGCAGAGCATTTAGTTTAGACTCAAGGAAGGAGTTAGCTTCTGAGTCAT containing:
- the LOC131042973 gene encoding uncharacterized protein LOC131042973; this encodes MALFFFYRKTAADVDNRISNTAIHNFSSRRLSYEERKLLGLGIKFIPRPPPMSPSLIAEEFRAFARLFRLRAFFGPDSDAPTPASPFTRASFPPKFKKRNPFWNPPDRCYPLEDILQQGEAILQKQLASVSFSARPMLPSRLLKSLKTLKRDKSIIIKPADKNLGLVILDSSWYRSEGLRQLSDSLVYERVDSVPWHIIWKRLSVIIKDFKFLLDPVSAFLTKFPPPSARPCAFYLLPKIHKPVLAGRPICSYSGYILEPASQLLHHLLFPILLEQKSHLSDSRTLLRDLGSLHLPTSCILFTFDVESLYPSIPTPAGLAALEEMVSDYFRENSFDSRLVDLIVRLATLVLTFHYLDFDGFTYKQVRGTAMGSNFAVVYACLFLCHLENRLFASFDCSELLFFKRYIDDAVGVWTGSEETLSLFFQHYQMFYPEIKITTCVSSSSVNILDITFFKGERFSASGILDTCCFQKPLNAYQYIPFGSWHPQHQKKSFIISELRRYLLRESSPSGFIQLKKMFYLRLRARGYPKNFLLQCFNKVSRTDKSVLLNKLQLQPFKRRGAPLILKLDYCSATKALNLGATLNPTLHRLCQEVPELQHISPPRVCWRNPRKLGSFLLRSRFLSRG